From the Cydia pomonella isolate Wapato2018A chromosome 23, ilCydPomo1, whole genome shotgun sequence genome, one window contains:
- the LOC133530618 gene encoding facilitated trehalose transporter Tret1-2 homolog: protein MSEKRNRFSPFLRQCLVTAAVSSSVIGCGCAFGFPGILLPQLGHPDSTLQVSADQASWLASVSSIPMICGNFMVPALMTRGGRKVALYVVTLTMMLGWCTIILAHGYELLLLGRILQGLSFGMFMPLRSIFIGECTSPRYRGGFLSTSTLAQTFGLLFVHLIGSLISYQMTALCSISFAVISLILAIISPESPSWLATRGQYDRCRKNFIWYRGEEEIPELEKMIQSVKLLKTKQSTEQNKFKEIMAVATKREFYKPIFLMFALYILMTCSGGLIMGAYSVTILQLLLGPSINAHLWMVALDFQRLIFSIIAVYVINKVRRRIMLFSVGVLCASSQLAMGAYVFARTKGYLSFDSLWIPGILINLQMFSVSMGMQPLPFVIAGEVFPLQYRGLGGSIGLIAQCGSVFIVLKAFPSLIALAGLHGTFTAYAGVIVACLAVAWVLLPETSGRTLQQIEEHFRGAPLPDLEADVRESAPLNGVDKRGSKTSQTLMPSCNGTERVNLEETEAIGTVK from the exons atgtcaGAAAAGAGGAACCGGTTTAGTCCATTTTTGAGACAA TGTCTGGTAACGGCCGCAGTGAGCAGCAGCGTGATCGGTTGCGGTTGCGCGTTCGGCTTCCCAGGGATCCTGTTACCTCAGTTGGGGCACCCTGACTCAACGCTTCAAGTCTCTGCAGACCAGGCTTCCTGGCTAG CCTCAGTTTCTTCAATCCCGATGATCTGCGGTAACTTCATGGTGCCAGCATTGATGACGCGTGGAGGAAGGAAGGTGGCGCTCTACGTGGTGACCCTCACCATGATGCTGGGCTGGTGCACCATCATACTCGCCCACGGCTATGAG TTGCTGCTGTTAGGCAGAATACTCCAAGGCCTGTCGTTTGGAATGTTTATGCCACTCCGCTCTATCTTCATCGGCGAGTGCACCAGCCCGCGCTACCGAGGCGGATTCCTCTCCACATCCACACTAGCCCAGACCTTCGGCCTCCTATTCGTCCATCTCATCGGATCACTCATCAGCTACCAGATGACAGCCCTCTGTTCCATATCCTTCGCTGTCATCAGTCTCATCTTAGCCATAATCTCACCAGAATCACCAAGCTGGCTAGCGACAAGAGGACAATATGACAGATGCAGAAAGAACTTCATATGGTATAGAGGAGAAGAAGAAATACCAGAGCTGGAGAAGATGATACAGAGCGTTAagcttttaaaaacaaaacagagtaCTGAGCAGAATAAATTTAAAGAGATTATGGCTGTTGCAACAAAAAGGGAATTCTACAAACCTATATTCCTCATGTTTGCCTTATATATTCTGATGACGTGTTCAGGAGGGCTTATAATGGGAGCGTACTCAGTTACGATTCTGCAGCTTCTGCTTGGGCCTAGCATTAATGCCCATTTATGGATGGTGGCATTAGATTTTCAGAGATTAATCTTCAGTATAATTGCagtttatgtaataaataaagttagAAGACGAATAATGTTGTTCAGTGTTGGGGTGCTCTGTGCAAGTAGTCAGCTAGCTATGGGTGCTTACGTTTTCGCCAGAACTAAGGGTTATTTATCGTTTGATTCTTTATGGATTCCTGGTATACTTATAAACCTGCAGATGTTTAGTGTGTCAATGGGCATGCAGCCACTGCCATTTGTTATAGCTGGGGAAGTATTTCCTTTGCAGTACAGAGGTTTAGGTGGAAGTATCGGTTTAATAGCGCAGTGTGGGTCTGTCTTTATTGTTCTTAAGGCGTTTCCTAGTTTAATAGCCCTTGCCGGTCTGCATGGAACATTTACTGCGTATGCTGGGGTGATAGTTGCTTGTCTGGCGGTGGCGTGGGTGCTATTACCGGAGACAAGCGGCCGGACCTTGCAGCAGATAGAAGAACACTTCAGGGGGGCTCCGCTCCCGGACCTAGAGGCCGATGTTAGGGAGTCAGCGCCTCTGAATGGCGTAGATAAAAGAGGCAGTAAAACTAGTCAAACATTAATGCCAAGTTGCAATGGCACAGAGAGAGTAAATTTAGAAGAAACTGAAGCTATTGGTACTGTTAAATAA
- the LOC133530627 gene encoding facilitated trehalose transporter Tret1-like, translated as MGNKNRFSPFVRQCYVTGAVCCNIIGHGCMLGFPGVLLPQLHQPDSPIILSKEMESWIASVLAISMFFGNFLTPPIMGRMGRKAAHYAVTAPVMVGWIVMILATSPEALLVGRILHGTSMGMMMPLRSVLIGEYTSPHNRGGFLTTIALAQCFGILFVHLVGSILSFQLTALISLFFSFISLLMTIYSPESPSWLATQGQYDKCRKVFIWLRGDEEIPELDKMIEASKQLEEQQAKQGLKEIVSIAKKKEFYKPVLLMFALYIMLNFTGGTMFAAYSTRILHLLMGPDINAHFWMVALDTQRLFFNIGAVYVINKTGRRTMLFATGALCAVSHLAQAAYVFAKTNDLLPFDSIWIPGVLVNLQVLSVAVGMVPLPSVIAGEVFPLQYRSLAGSTSLIAISIATFLALKTFPGLISSVGLQGTYVLYAGIIIAGLVVAWFLLPETRGETLQQIEEHFRGERCEPEHDKELEILNGSEKKKMFP; from the exons ATGGGGAATAAGAATAGGTTTTCGCCGTTCGTTAGACAA TGTTACGTGACGGGAGCGGTATGCTGCAACATCATCGGCCACGGCTGCATGCTGGGGTTCCCAGGGGTGTTGCTGCCACAGCTTCATCAGCCTGACTCACCTATCATACTGAGCAAGGAGATGGAGTCTTGGATAG CATCGGTGTTGGCGATATCAATGTTCTTCGGCAACTTCTTGACACCTCCAATCATGGGTCGGATGGGACGTAAAGCAGCACATTACGCCGTCACGGCGCCTGTCATGGTGGGATGGATCGTCATGATACTCGCCACCAGCCCCGAG GCGCTACTCGTCGGCCGAATACTTCACGGCACCTCAATGGGCATGATGATGCCTCTCCGTTCCGTGCTCATCGGCGAGTACACCAGCCCGCACAACCGCGGCGGGTTCCTCACGACCATCGCCCTCGCCCAGTGCTTCGGCATCCTCTTTGTCCACCTCGTCGGCTCCATCCTCAGTTTCCAGCTGACAGCTCTCATCTCTCTATTCTTCTCCTTCATCAGTCTCCTCATGACTATTTACTCTCCTGAATCACCAAGCTGGCTTGCGACACAGGGACAATATGACAAGTGCAGAAAAGTCTTCATATGGCTGAGGGGAGACGAGGAAATACCAGAGCTTGATAAGATGATTGAAGCCAGCAAGCAGTTGGAGGAACAACAAGCAAAGCAAGGTCTGAAAGAAATTGTATCAATTGCGAAGAAGAAGGAATTTTATAAGCCTGTTTTACTCATGTTCGCTTTATACATCATGCTGAACTTCACGGGAGGCACAATGTTTGCTGCTTATTCGACAAGAATTTTGCATTTGCTCATGGGCCCGGATATTAATGCTCACTTCTGGATGGTTGCATTGGATACGCAGAGGTTATTCTTTAATATCGGGGCGGTTTacgttataaataaaactgGTAGGAGAACTATGCTGTTCGCTACAGGAGCGCTCTGTGCTGTGAGCCATCTTGCTCAAGCTGCTTACGTATTTGCAAAAACCAACGACTTGCTACCCTTTGACTCTATATGGATACCTGGAGTGTTAGTGAACCTGCAAGTTCTTTCCGTTGCTGTAGGAATGGTTCCATTACCAAGCGTGATAGCTGGTGAAGTCTTTCCCTTGCAATACAGAAGCCTCGCGGGAAGTACAAGCTTAATAGCAATTTCTATTGCAACATTTTTAGCTCTTAAAACTTTTCCTGGTCTGATATCTTCTGTAGGTTTACAAGGGACGTATGTGTTGTATGCAGGTATAATTATAGCAGGTCTGGTGGTAGCGTGGTTCTTACTGCCGGAGACAAGAGGCGAGACACTGCAGCAGATCGAGGAACATTTCAGAGGAGAACGTTGTGAGCCTgaacatgataaagaattagaAATACTAAATGGATCTGAGAAAAAAAAGATGTTTCCTTAA
- the LOC133530802 gene encoding facilitated trehalose transporter Tret1-like translates to MGAYSVTILELLMPKANANFWMVALDCQRLLFTGAAIFVVNKVKRRPMLFFIGIICAGSQLLMGAYVFAKNNDYLPFDSLWIPGVLISVQMLSISMGMQPLPAVIAGEVCPLQHRSLAGGIGLTALSVSAFIVLKTFPGLISVVGLEGTLAVYAGVIAACLAVAWVLLPETSGRTLQQIEEHFRGTPLLNPQTDEEKPLTYAVQPVYFSIQK, encoded by the coding sequence ATGGGAGCGTACTCGGTGACGATTTTAGAATTGCTGATGCCCAAAGCCAATGCCAACTTCTGGATGGTAGCTTTAGACTGCCAAAGGCTACTGTTTACTGGTGCAGCTATTTTTGTGGTTAACAAAGTTAAAAGAAGACCAATGCTGTTCTTTATTGGAATTATCTGTGCCGGTAGTCAGCTGCTGATGGGTGCTTACGTATTCGCGAAGAACAACGATTACTTACCTTTTGATTCATTGTGGATACCCGGTGTACTTATCAGCGTGCAAATGTTGAGTATATCCATGGGAATGCAGCCGCTGCCTGCAGTGATAGCTGGTGAGGTATGTCCTCTGCAACATAGGAGTCTTGCAGGGGGCATTGGTTTAACAGCACTCAGTGTGTCTGCTTTTATTGTGCTTAAGACTTTTCCTGGTCTGATATCTGTCGTGGGTCTGGAAGGAACGTTGGCTGTATACGCTGGGGTTATAGCTGCGTGCCTAGCGGTGGCATGGGTGCTGCTACCGGAGACGAGCGGTCGGACGCTGCAGCAGATCGAGGAGCACTTTAGGGGGACACCACTCTTGAACCCTCAAACTGATGAGGAGAAACCATTGACATATGCGGTGCAACCCGTTTACTTCTCTATTCAAAAATGA